A section of the Leminorella richardii genome encodes:
- the phsC gene encoding thiosulfate reductase cytochrome B subunit — protein sequence MNMRSMGILLRRSFRLLIALGAMAWLSSAQAAAPDNSQCLRCHADSDVHAVTTQNAGKKLFISDEAYREGVHASLPCVACHQSEAGNAGFDALPHKQVTTVANSCESCHGVVKHDIVTAYQKSVHSKNIPQDKFSCQSCHDAHTAQPAVITQPDRAQIASTNAMCTDCHTRAADFKALSGKSVTTQDLSHSALPAAQLHLSSLRCIDCHAASGDKTLHAIAPAKESVSCSQCHSESSLLAQRQRFTPPGFMQEGSLLGHGLFDDASLIKTLDSLGGISAKQQTSVASAGLFVDSYMVGANGNPSIDRAVFWAVGILAAMLIAHGALRLFSQRTEPSVEWHKTYLYTLPVRCWHLLNALCFITLLFSGAVMHFAIGDLAFWAELHNTSGLILCGVWLLFLLVCVTGNGHHYRVRFNGLAGRIVRQARYYLIGIFRHEPHPESPDESAKFNVLQQLGYIGVMFLLVPLLLVSGLLMLYPEYTPNTLFGLPGKQIIAWTHYGLAAVTLLFLLVHLYLCTTGDSLGALVKGMIDGYHRHRSTSRN from the coding sequence ATGAACATGAGATCGATGGGGATATTACTGCGGCGCTCATTCAGACTGCTTATTGCGCTTGGTGCAATGGCATGGCTGTCGAGCGCACAGGCGGCAGCGCCTGACAATTCGCAGTGCCTTCGCTGTCACGCCGACAGCGATGTTCATGCGGTAACGACACAGAACGCCGGGAAGAAGCTGTTTATTTCCGATGAAGCCTACCGTGAAGGCGTTCACGCCTCCCTGCCGTGCGTCGCCTGCCATCAAAGCGAAGCCGGCAACGCAGGATTTGACGCGCTGCCACACAAACAGGTGACAACCGTTGCCAACTCGTGTGAAAGCTGCCACGGCGTAGTCAAGCACGACATCGTCACCGCTTACCAAAAGAGCGTTCATTCAAAGAACATCCCACAGGATAAGTTCAGCTGTCAGTCTTGCCATGACGCTCACACAGCCCAACCGGCCGTCATTACCCAGCCTGACCGAGCACAGATTGCGTCAACTAACGCGATGTGTACTGACTGCCACACTCGCGCCGCCGATTTTAAGGCGCTGTCCGGCAAGTCTGTCACCACGCAGGATCTGAGCCACTCGGCCTTGCCTGCCGCACAGCTACACCTGTCGTCGCTGCGCTGTATTGACTGCCACGCCGCCAGTGGAGACAAAACGCTGCACGCCATTGCGCCAGCAAAAGAGAGCGTGTCCTGTAGCCAGTGCCACAGTGAATCATCGCTGCTAGCGCAGCGTCAGCGCTTTACGCCACCGGGATTTATGCAGGAAGGAAGTCTGTTAGGTCACGGTCTGTTTGACGACGCCTCGCTGATCAAAACGCTGGATTCCTTAGGCGGTATCTCCGCAAAGCAACAGACCAGCGTTGCCAGCGCAGGCCTGTTTGTCGACAGCTATATGGTCGGTGCCAATGGCAATCCCAGCATCGATCGCGCAGTCTTCTGGGCTGTAGGTATTCTGGCAGCCATGCTGATAGCCCACGGCGCTCTGCGGTTATTTAGCCAGCGAACAGAACCTAGCGTCGAGTGGCACAAAACCTATCTATATACGCTACCTGTCAGATGCTGGCATCTGCTGAACGCGCTGTGCTTTATCACGCTGCTGTTCTCCGGCGCCGTGATGCACTTCGCCATCGGCGATCTGGCGTTCTGGGCCGAGTTGCACAACACTTCCGGGCTTATCCTGTGCGGCGTCTGGCTACTGTTCCTGCTGGTTTGCGTAACGGGCAACGGCCACCACTATCGAGTCCGGTTTAATGGGCTAGCTGGGCGCATCGTTCGTCAGGCGCGCTACTATCTGATCGGCATTTTCCGCCATGAACCGCATCCGGAAAGCCCTGACGAAAGCGCTAAGTTCAACGTGCTACAGCAGCTGGGCTATATCGGCGTGATGTTCCTGCTGGTACCGCTTCTGCTAGTCAGCGGGCTGCTGATGCTGTATCCGGAATATACACCAAATACCCTCTTCGGCCTGCCCGGCAAGCAGATTATCGCCTGGACTCACTACGGGCTGGCTGCTGTCACGCTGCTGTTCCTGCTAGTGCATCTCTATCTGTGTACAACGGGCGACAGCCTCGGCGCGCTGGTAAAAGGAATGATTGACGGCTATCACCGCCACAGGAGCACGAGCCGCAATTAG
- a CDS encoding ribonuclease domain-containing protein — MKKHSQWLSIVFLLLIVGGLAFHFGYNNSDGTPTTVSTSAPRDVSSLPASAEQSIDRLTQQKVVVDYMRQHGRLPDYYITKSQARSQGWDARDGNLCSTLPGKAIGGDRFSNREKRLPQSKGRQWFEADINYRCGHRGAERLLYSNDGLIYVTHDHYQRFTEVSR, encoded by the coding sequence ATGAAAAAACATTCACAATGGCTATCGATCGTTTTTTTACTGCTGATTGTTGGCGGGCTGGCTTTTCACTTTGGCTATAACAACAGTGACGGTACGCCGACGACAGTATCGACGTCAGCGCCAAGGGATGTTTCTTCTTTACCCGCATCGGCTGAACAGAGTATAGATCGGCTAACGCAGCAAAAGGTTGTTGTGGACTATATGCGACAGCACGGTCGCCTGCCGGACTATTACATCACCAAGAGTCAAGCCCGTTCGCAAGGCTGGGATGCACGCGACGGCAATCTTTGCTCTACCCTGCCGGGGAAGGCCATTGGCGGCGATCGCTTTTCCAACCGGGAAAAGCGTCTACCTCAGTCAAAAGGGCGGCAGTGGTTCGAGGCGGATATTAACTACCGCTGCGGGCATCGGGGCGCTGAAAGATTGCTATATTCAAATGATGGTCTGATTTATGTTACTCACGACCATTATCAACGTTTCACGGAGGTAAGCAGATAA
- the nit1 gene encoding deaminated glutathione amidase yields MKSANVALLQLCSGENIRANLAQIEQQIKQLKPHVKLVITPENALLFADTQTYYKHSETEGTGPLQDAIREMAVRYGVWILVGSMPLISRENPERLTASSLLFDDKGELKARYDKMHMFDVDVADSHGHYCESDTYDYGQHLTVVDTPVGRLGMTICYDLRFPGLFQALRDRGADIISVPAAFTRVTGEAHWEILLRARAIENQCWILAPAQVGRHGATRRTWGHTMAIDPWGSVVGINPDAVEGIKVRVDTSGLPKLREQMPLMKHNRFDPVLKAAVKKGE; encoded by the coding sequence ATGAAAAGCGCCAACGTGGCTTTGTTACAGCTGTGCAGTGGAGAGAATATTCGCGCTAACCTAGCGCAAATTGAGCAGCAGATTAAGCAGTTAAAACCTCACGTGAAGCTCGTGATTACACCAGAGAATGCGCTGCTGTTTGCTGACACCCAGACCTATTACAAGCACTCAGAAACGGAAGGGACGGGGCCGCTGCAGGACGCTATCCGCGAAATGGCAGTGCGCTACGGTGTGTGGATCCTAGTGGGATCGATGCCGCTTATCAGCCGTGAAAACCCAGAACGCCTAACTGCCAGCAGCCTGCTGTTTGACGATAAGGGCGAACTGAAAGCGCGTTACGATAAAATGCACATGTTTGACGTAGACGTTGCGGACAGCCACGGCCACTACTGTGAATCTGATACCTACGACTACGGTCAGCACCTGACGGTAGTGGATACGCCAGTTGGTCGCCTGGGCATGACGATTTGTTACGATCTGCGTTTTCCTGGCCTGTTTCAGGCGCTGCGGGATCGCGGGGCTGACATTATTTCCGTTCCGGCAGCCTTTACTCGCGTAACCGGTGAAGCGCACTGGGAAATCCTACTGCGCGCCAGAGCCATTGAAAACCAGTGCTGGATACTTGCTCCGGCACAGGTTGGTCGTCACGGCGCGACCCGTCGCACCTGGGGGCACACAATGGCGATTGACCCGTGGGGCAGCGTCGTGGGCATTAATCCTGATGCGGTTGAAGGCATCAAAGTGCGGGTCGACACCAGCGGTTTGCCTAAGCTGCGTGAGCAGATGCCGCTGATGAAACACAATCGTTTCGACCCAGTGCTTAAAGCGGCGGTAAAGAAAGGTGAATAA
- the tldD gene encoding metalloprotease TldD: MNLTLVSEQLLTANRLSHQDLFDVLGQMTTRRLDYADLYFQSSYHESWVIEDRIIKEGSYNIDQGVGVRAVHGEKTGFAYADQITLQALTQSAHAARSIVSEQGNGKVHTFGPVGYSPLYPALDPLQSLPREAKIELLHRVDRVARGEDARVQEVNASLSGVYETVLIAATDGTLAADVRPLVRLSVSVLVEENGKRERGSSGGGGRVGYEYFLELTEDGVRAEAFAREAVRQALVNLSAVAAPAGAMPVVLGAGWPGVLLHEAVGHGLEGDFNRKGASVFSGHMGELVASELCTVVDDGTLSGRRGSLSIDDEGVPGQYNVLIEKGVLKGYMQDKLNARLMGLAPTGNGRRESYASLPMPRMTNTYMLAGASSREDIIQSVDFGLYAPNFGGGQVDITSGKFVFSTSEAYLIENGRITKPVKGATLIGSGIEAMQQISMVGNDLALDKGVGVCGKEGQSVPVGVGQPTLKLDSLTVGGTA; this comes from the coding sequence ATGAATCTTACTCTGGTCAGTGAGCAGCTGCTTACGGCCAATCGGTTAAGCCATCAGGATCTCTTTGACGTGCTGGGGCAAATGACCACGCGTCGTTTGGACTATGCCGATCTTTACTTTCAGTCCAGCTATCACGAGTCGTGGGTGATAGAAGATCGGATTATTAAAGAGGGATCCTACAATATCGATCAGGGCGTCGGCGTACGCGCTGTTCATGGTGAGAAGACCGGCTTTGCCTATGCTGACCAGATAACGCTTCAGGCCTTAACCCAAAGCGCCCATGCAGCGCGCAGTATCGTTAGCGAACAGGGCAACGGTAAGGTTCATACCTTTGGCCCGGTTGGATATTCTCCGCTATATCCGGCGCTGGATCCGCTGCAAAGCCTGCCGCGGGAAGCCAAGATCGAACTGCTTCACCGCGTCGATCGCGTTGCCCGTGGAGAAGATGCCCGAGTTCAGGAAGTTAACGCTAGCCTGAGCGGCGTTTATGAAACCGTACTGATTGCCGCAACGGACGGCACGCTGGCGGCAGACGTTCGCCCGCTGGTTCGCCTCTCGGTGAGCGTTTTGGTGGAAGAGAACGGCAAGCGCGAGCGCGGCTCCAGCGGCGGCGGCGGTCGCGTGGGCTATGAGTATTTTCTGGAATTGACCGAAGACGGCGTGCGAGCTGAAGCCTTCGCCCGCGAAGCGGTCAGACAGGCGCTGGTAAATCTTTCGGCCGTTGCGGCACCCGCCGGGGCCATGCCGGTAGTGCTCGGCGCGGGCTGGCCGGGCGTTCTGCTACACGAAGCGGTAGGACACGGTCTGGAAGGTGATTTTAACCGCAAGGGTGCGTCAGTCTTCAGCGGCCACATGGGAGAGCTGGTAGCTTCTGAGCTCTGTACGGTGGTGGACGACGGTACGCTGTCCGGCCGTCGCGGGTCGCTGTCTATCGATGATGAAGGGGTTCCCGGTCAGTACAACGTGCTGATTGAGAAAGGCGTACTGAAAGGCTACATGCAGGACAAGCTTAACGCTCGGCTGATGGGGCTGGCACCTACCGGCAACGGTCGCCGTGAGTCTTACGCCAGCCTGCCGATGCCGCGCATGACCAACACCTATATGCTGGCGGGAGCCTCCAGCAGAGAAGACATTATTCAAAGCGTCGACTTTGGCCTGTATGCGCCAAACTTCGGCGGCGGTCAGGTCGATATCACGTCCGGCAAGTTTGTCTTCTCGACGTCAGAGGCCTATCTCATTGAAAACGGCCGCATCACTAAGCCCGTGAAGGGAGCGACGCTGATCGGCTCCGGCATTGAGGCTATGCAGCAGATTTCGATGGTCGGTAACGATCTGGCGCTGGACAAGGGCGTCGGCGTTTGTGGCAAAGAGGGGCAAAGCGTGCCGGTTGGTGTCGGTCAGCCTACGCTGAAGCTCGACAGCCTGACGGTAGGCGGCACAGCCTAA
- a CDS encoding sigma 54-interacting transcriptional regulator, translating to MREALCSTLHLEKAIAACIEAAPDNFPIDGIFLNYYRDDIQSMQFLALATRKRSRAKLNVLSIPVHVLSKFIVRENFTTTILNRLSDDPLTEFVIKHHFRKVKSAIVMRLKMDDVRLGAVIFFSYRTNAFSTPHAELAESLRGPFSLLASRALSQLKIISEETLRANYTHRPSVQQDSLPPGIIATQKSPMASLFTRLPGIAKSQRVIIIQGEKGTGKTLLAHHLYRHSDRMQKPLAVLYAETLTLFIHQKDLPPNSHTLTPQALTDGTLFTLAGNGTLLIENAESLPEALFYELMKSIRIHKEKGWDSSVTITRTLPERRRIDPEALLGCEHCGGLYCFSVTLLPLRQRREDIPELVTYYLLQLSQSSQHRPPLLSVRFQQSLLHHDWPGNVTELIARLEKALLTGSADVLDVKPQEYDLKDDSGLSVVLPLDEVVRRHIIGTLRQTNGKISGEGGAAEMLQVNSNTLYSKMKKLGITRETYTQ from the coding sequence ATGCGTGAAGCACTGTGCAGTACGCTACATTTGGAAAAAGCCATTGCGGCCTGTATTGAAGCCGCCCCTGATAATTTTCCTATCGACGGCATTTTTCTCAACTACTACCGCGACGACATTCAGAGCATGCAGTTTCTCGCGCTCGCCACCCGAAAGCGCAGCCGAGCCAAACTGAACGTGCTGTCGATCCCTGTGCACGTGCTGTCCAAGTTTATCGTAAGGGAAAATTTCACCACTACTATTCTTAACCGACTGTCAGATGACCCGCTCACCGAATTTGTTATCAAGCACCACTTCCGTAAGGTGAAGTCTGCTATCGTTATGCGCTTGAAAATGGACGACGTTCGTCTTGGAGCAGTGATTTTCTTTAGCTACCGCACTAACGCCTTCAGTACCCCTCATGCAGAGCTGGCTGAGTCACTGCGCGGACCGTTCTCTCTGCTGGCATCTCGAGCGCTTTCTCAGCTAAAAATTATTAGTGAAGAAACGCTGAGGGCAAACTACACCCATCGCCCTTCAGTGCAGCAAGACAGCCTCCCTCCAGGCATTATCGCCACGCAAAAAAGTCCAATGGCCTCCTTGTTTACCCGGCTTCCCGGTATAGCTAAAAGTCAGAGGGTCATTATTATTCAGGGAGAAAAAGGTACTGGGAAAACGCTGCTGGCTCACCACCTTTACCGGCATTCTGATCGGATGCAAAAGCCGCTGGCCGTACTCTATGCCGAAACGCTGACGCTGTTTATTCACCAAAAAGATCTGCCGCCGAATAGCCACACACTCACGCCACAGGCACTCACTGATGGAACGCTGTTTACTCTTGCTGGAAATGGCACACTGCTGATTGAAAACGCAGAAAGCCTGCCGGAAGCGCTGTTCTATGAGCTGATGAAAAGTATTCGTATTCATAAAGAGAAGGGCTGGGACAGCAGCGTTACGATCACCCGAACGCTGCCAGAACGCCGTCGGATTGACCCCGAAGCGCTACTGGGGTGTGAACACTGCGGTGGCCTTTATTGCTTTTCTGTCACGCTGTTACCCCTCAGGCAGCGACGGGAAGATATACCCGAGCTGGTTACCTACTACCTTCTCCAGCTCAGTCAAAGTAGCCAGCACAGGCCACCGCTGCTGTCCGTTCGCTTTCAGCAGTCGCTGCTGCATCACGACTGGCCGGGAAACGTAACTGAGCTTATCGCCCGATTGGAAAAAGCGCTGCTCACCGGCAGCGCTGACGTACTGGACGTAAAGCCTCAAGAGTATGATTTAAAGGATGACAGCGGGTTAAGCGTGGTTTTACCGCTGGATGAGGTGGTCAGGCGCCACATTATTGGCACGCTAAGGCAAACAAACGGCAAGATATCCGGCGAAGGAGGTGCAGCAGAAATGCTACAAGTCAACAGCAATACGCTGTACAGCAAAATGAAAAAGCTGGGTATCACCCGCGAGACATACACACAGTAG
- a CDS encoding DUF1993 domain-containing protein encodes MSLSYYQLATQSTIRVLNNLDFLLSIASAFCKERRIEEQVLLNSRLAPDMFPLVRQIQLVSDMTKSCAARLAGLEPPIYEDSETTFAQLKARIANTISYIKTLEEKDFTDSESREIKLPWYDEPMRGDVFLLQHALPNIYFHITTAYNILRNNGVAVGKRDYLGKI; translated from the coding sequence ATGAGCCTGTCCTATTACCAACTGGCGACGCAAAGCACCATTCGCGTGCTGAACAACCTTGATTTCCTGCTGAGCATCGCGTCGGCCTTTTGCAAAGAGCGACGTATTGAAGAGCAGGTGCTGCTTAATTCCCGTCTGGCTCCGGATATGTTTCCTCTGGTGCGTCAGATTCAGCTGGTGAGCGACATGACGAAAAGCTGCGCTGCCCGCTTAGCCGGGCTAGAGCCGCCGATTTATGAAGACAGTGAAACGACGTTTGCCCAGCTTAAAGCGCGCATAGCCAACACCATTAGCTATATCAAAACGCTGGAAGAGAAGGACTTCACTGATAGCGAGTCTCGTGAAATAAAGCTGCCGTGGTATGACGAACCCATGCGCGGTGACGTTTTCCTGCTTCAGCACGCTCTGCCAAACATCTATTTTCACATCACGACCGCCTACAACATCCTGCGTAACAACGGCGTAGCCGTCGGCAAGCGGGACTATCTGGGCAAGATCTAA
- a CDS encoding barstar family protein: MRSVVFDFNKIQSMPDFYLQFIDSFLLPDWFGNNLDALWDALTVGIRLPVQIVFTHFDPKAMDFLPLYRLFEQAQQELDGQLLFNSR, translated from the coding sequence ATGAGAAGCGTTGTTTTTGACTTTAATAAAATACAGTCAATGCCGGATTTTTACCTACAGTTTATCGATAGCTTCCTGCTGCCGGACTGGTTTGGCAATAATTTAGACGCGCTGTGGGACGCGTTAACGGTAGGGATCCGCCTGCCGGTTCAGATCGTGTTTACCCACTTTGACCCGAAGGCTATGGATTTTCTTCCTCTGTACCGCCTGTTCGAACAGGCTCAGCAGGAACTGGACGGTCAGCTGCTGTTTAACAGCCGATAG
- a CDS encoding DUF817 domain-containing protein encodes MSAIATYSIESLSGYRYPWYLPSWMRRLPLPLMEFWSFGVKEALSCAFAVSFFITLGLSKILPMGGIPRYDFILVVALAVQFAMVYCGLETKRELAAVSLFHLLGLVLEIFKTSPAIGSWAYPEFAYTKVMGVPLYSGFMYAAVASYMMQSWRHLSLRLTGYPAHWLAAALALAIYLNFFTHHFIGDYRWPLTLLLVAAFWRTRVYFRPMMREFWMPLPLAFLLIGFFIWIAENISTLFGGWQYPNQAESWELVHLGKISSWGLLVVITFTIVAELKFFHQRKESENRLTK; translated from the coding sequence ATGTCCGCTATCGCGACCTATAGCATTGAAAGCCTGAGTGGCTACCGCTATCCGTGGTATTTGCCCAGCTGGATGCGCCGCCTGCCACTGCCTCTGATGGAATTCTGGAGCTTTGGCGTAAAAGAGGCGCTCAGCTGCGCGTTTGCCGTCTCTTTTTTCATTACGCTGGGGCTGTCCAAGATTTTGCCAATGGGCGGGATCCCCCGCTATGACTTTATTTTGGTCGTGGCGCTGGCAGTGCAGTTTGCCATGGTTTACTGCGGGCTAGAGACGAAAAGGGAGCTGGCGGCGGTTTCACTGTTCCACCTGCTGGGGCTGGTACTGGAGATTTTTAAAACTTCTCCGGCGATAGGATCGTGGGCCTATCCTGAATTTGCCTACACCAAGGTGATGGGCGTTCCCCTGTATAGCGGATTTATGTACGCCGCCGTTGCCAGCTATATGATGCAGTCATGGCGGCATCTGTCGCTGCGGTTGACTGGGTATCCTGCTCACTGGCTGGCCGCCGCGTTGGCGCTGGCAATCTATCTAAACTTTTTTACTCACCACTTTATCGGCGACTATCGCTGGCCGCTGACACTGCTGCTAGTGGCTGCGTTTTGGCGCACTCGGGTTTACTTCCGGCCAATGATGAGGGAGTTTTGGATGCCGCTTCCGCTGGCGTTTTTACTGATCGGCTTTTTTATCTGGATTGCGGAAAACATCAGCACACTGTTTGGCGGCTGGCAGTACCCGAATCAGGCGGAGAGCTGGGAGCTGGTTCACTTAGGGAAAATAAGCTCGTGGGGGCTGCTGGTAGTGATTACTTTTACCATTGTTGCCGAATTAAAATTCTTTCACCAACGTAAAGAAAGCGAAAATAGGCTGACGAAATGA